The proteins below are encoded in one region of Pseudonocardia sp. DSM 110487:
- a CDS encoding ATP-binding cassette domain-containing protein, protein MTPPTHPAGSASSAGFPSPSTTTRTPVLEARGLVKRYGPVTAIASGDLELYPGEILAIIGDNGAGKTSLIKALCGALIPDAGEIFLDGEPVHFRSPMDARRAGIETVYQTLAVAPGLDIADNLFLGREERKPGILGSVFRMLDRKHMRSEAQRHMTDLGITTLQNIGQAVESLSGGQRQGVAVARSAAFGSKVVILDEPTAALGVKEGNRVLQLIRDVRDRGLPVILISHNMPHVFELADRIHIQRLGRRAAVITPQSHTMTEAVAIMTGAAEPPPSVA, encoded by the coding sequence ATGACCCCTCCTACCCACCCCGCCGGCTCCGCAAGCTCCGCCGGCTTTCCGTCCCCCAGCACGACCACTCGGACGCCCGTACTCGAGGCGCGCGGGCTCGTCAAGAGGTACGGGCCGGTCACGGCGATCGCGAGCGGGGACCTCGAGCTCTACCCCGGCGAGATCCTCGCGATCATCGGCGACAACGGCGCAGGCAAGACCAGCCTGATCAAGGCGCTGTGCGGGGCGCTCATCCCGGACGCGGGCGAGATCTTCCTCGACGGCGAGCCGGTGCACTTCCGCAGCCCGATGGACGCTCGCCGGGCCGGCATCGAGACCGTCTACCAGACGCTCGCCGTCGCGCCGGGGCTCGACATCGCCGACAACCTGTTCCTCGGCCGCGAGGAGCGCAAGCCGGGCATCCTCGGGTCGGTGTTCCGCATGCTCGACCGCAAGCACATGCGGTCGGAGGCGCAGCGGCACATGACCGACCTCGGCATCACCACGCTGCAGAACATCGGCCAGGCCGTGGAGAGCCTTTCCGGCGGACAGCGGCAGGGCGTGGCCGTTGCGCGGTCGGCGGCGTTCGGCAGCAAGGTCGTGATCCTCGACGAGCCGACGGCTGCACTGGGCGTCAAGGAGGGCAACCGGGTGCTGCAGCTCATCCGGGACGTCCGTGACCGCGGCCTTCCGGTGATCCTCATCAGCCACAACATGCCGCACGTGTTCGAGCTGGCCGACCGGATCCACATCCAGCGGCTCGGCCGTCGCGCCGCGGTGATCACCCCGCAGTCGCACACGATGACCGAAGCGGTGGCGATCATGACGGGAGCGGCGGAGCCTCCCCCATCCGTGGCCTGA
- the purN gene encoding phosphoribosylglycinamide formyltransferase, protein MPASQRRSYRVEIPVPARVVVLVSGSGTLLQALLDAAAEPGFPARVVAVGADRDGIEGLERARRAGIPAFTVRVADHADRAAWDAAMAKAVSEHRPDLVVSAGFMKILGPGFLASVGSPMINTHPALLPAFPGVRGVADALAYGVKVTGATVHIVDDGVDTGPVLAQSAVPVEPGDTVDTLHERIKIEERRLLVGTVAALAREGATVTGREVTIP, encoded by the coding sequence GTGCCCGCGTCGCAGCGCCGTTCGTACCGGGTCGAGATCCCCGTTCCCGCCCGGGTCGTCGTGCTCGTGTCCGGGTCGGGCACGTTGCTACAGGCACTCCTCGACGCGGCCGCGGAGCCCGGATTCCCGGCGCGCGTGGTGGCCGTCGGGGCCGACCGCGACGGCATCGAGGGCCTCGAGCGCGCTCGTCGAGCCGGGATCCCGGCCTTCACGGTGCGGGTCGCCGATCACGCCGACCGCGCGGCATGGGATGCCGCCATGGCCAAGGCCGTCTCCGAGCACCGCCCCGACCTCGTGGTGAGCGCGGGCTTCATGAAGATCCTGGGTCCGGGTTTCCTCGCGAGCGTCGGCAGCCCGATGATCAACACGCACCCCGCGCTGCTGCCGGCGTTCCCCGGAGTCCGGGGGGTGGCCGACGCGCTCGCATACGGGGTGAAGGTCACCGGCGCCACCGTGCACATCGTCGACGACGGCGTGGACACCGGCCCTGTGCTCGCCCAGAGCGCGGTGCCCGTCGAGCCCGGTGACACCGTCGACACGCTGCACGAACGCATCAAGATCGAGGAGCGGCGGCTGCTGGTCGGCACCGTCGCCGCGTTGGCCCGGGAAGGGGCCACCGTGACCGGACGAGAGGTGACCATTCCGTGA
- a CDS encoding DNA polymerase Y family protein: protein MAAHVPPHLPAAVVVANRVLACSAVARAQGVRRGLRRREAQARCPDLAVLARDPDRDARAFEPVVAAVEELAPGVEVVRPGLVALTAQGPAGWFGGEQEAAEALVDHVAARTGVESQVGVADGLFAAVLAARRALAVAPGDTPAFLAPLGVEELDREPDVDRSELVGLLRRLGLRSLGAFAVLDAEDVASRFGADAVHCHRLARGLDPRPPVRRAPPEELAVEIELDPPVDRVDAAAFAARGLAERLHRTLASHGLSCTRLGVAAHTVGGEELHRIWRCAEPLTPAGTVDRVRWQLDAWLTRRRRSGDLPDEAGDGAVARLRLVPEETVTAGALQLGLWGDVGESDERAGRALVRVQALLGPESVVTAVLVGGRDPAEQVRLVPWGDDRGVGPDLGSHSRPIDLDANVVHPKGEEQTWASSGPLVAPAGWPEDVVRRTGRVSAADLPEAERLRTTNRRRRVPTPRRPTGRSAPREPPPSWPGRLPAPSPATVPPQPLPAELITADGSPVLLRAPDLLFGLPASVAVDGGAPRRVDGWAGPWPVQQRWWAPGSAESSRLQVTLDDGDALLLLFREGRWWMIGEYD, encoded by the coding sequence ATGGCGGCGCACGTTCCACCCCACCTGCCGGCGGCGGTGGTCGTGGCCAACCGGGTGCTGGCGTGCTCGGCGGTGGCGAGGGCGCAAGGGGTGCGGCGCGGGCTACGCAGGCGGGAGGCGCAGGCGCGCTGCCCCGACCTCGCGGTGCTCGCCCGCGACCCCGACCGCGACGCCCGAGCGTTCGAGCCGGTCGTCGCCGCCGTCGAGGAGCTGGCGCCGGGGGTGGAGGTCGTCCGGCCCGGGCTGGTGGCGCTGACCGCGCAGGGCCCCGCGGGCTGGTTCGGCGGGGAGCAGGAGGCCGCGGAGGCCCTCGTCGACCACGTCGCCGCGCGCACCGGCGTCGAGAGCCAGGTGGGGGTGGCCGACGGGCTGTTCGCGGCGGTGCTCGCAGCCCGGCGGGCCCTCGCCGTCGCGCCGGGCGACACCCCGGCCTTCCTGGCCCCGCTCGGCGTCGAGGAGCTGGACCGCGAGCCCGACGTCGACCGCTCCGAGCTGGTCGGCCTGCTGCGCAGGCTCGGGCTGCGCAGCCTGGGGGCATTCGCCGTGCTCGACGCCGAGGACGTCGCCTCCCGGTTCGGGGCCGACGCCGTGCACTGCCACCGGCTCGCGCGCGGCCTCGACCCGCGTCCTCCGGTGCGCCGCGCCCCGCCGGAGGAGCTCGCCGTCGAGATCGAGCTGGACCCGCCCGTCGACCGGGTCGACGCCGCTGCCTTCGCCGCCCGCGGGCTCGCCGAGCGGCTGCACCGCACGCTCGCCTCGCACGGCCTCTCGTGCACCCGGCTCGGCGTCGCAGCTCACACGGTGGGCGGGGAGGAGCTGCATCGGATCTGGAGGTGCGCCGAGCCGCTCACCCCGGCCGGCACGGTCGACCGCGTCCGCTGGCAGCTGGACGCCTGGCTCACCCGCCGCAGGCGCTCCGGCGACCTGCCCGACGAGGCGGGCGACGGCGCGGTGGCCCGCCTCCGGCTGGTGCCGGAGGAGACCGTCACCGCGGGGGCCCTGCAGCTGGGCCTGTGGGGCGACGTCGGCGAGTCCGACGAGCGCGCCGGGCGCGCGCTGGTGCGGGTGCAGGCGCTGCTCGGGCCGGAGTCGGTGGTCACCGCGGTGCTGGTGGGCGGGCGGGACCCGGCGGAGCAGGTCCGTCTCGTCCCGTGGGGCGACGACCGCGGCGTTGGCCCCGACCTCGGATCACACTCCCGTCCGATAGATCTGGACGCGAATGTCGTTCACCCGAAGGGGGAGGAGCAGACCTGGGCGAGCTCGGGCCCGCTCGTCGCCCCTGCCGGGTGGCCGGAGGACGTCGTGCGTCGCACCGGCCGGGTTTCCGCGGCCGACCTGCCCGAGGCGGAGCGCCTGCGCACCACCAACCGGCGAAGGCGCGTCCCGACGCCCCGCCGCCCCACCGGCCGGTCCGCTCCCCGCGAGCCACCGCCCTCGTGGCCCGGGCGGCTCCCCGCGCCATCACCGGCCACGGTGCCGCCGCAGCCCCTCCCGGCCGAGCTGATCACCGCCGACGGCAGCCCCGTCCTGCTCCGCGCGCCCGACCTGCTCTTCGGGTTGCCGGCGTCCGTCGCGGTCGACGGCGGCGCGCCGCGGCGCGTGGACGGGTGGGCCGGACCGTGGCCGGTGCAGCAGCGCTGGTGGGCGCCGGGCAGCGCGGAGTCGAGCCGCCTCCAGGTCACCCTGGACGACGGCGATGCCCTGCTGCTCCTCTTCCGGGAGGGGAGGTGGTGGATGATCGGCGAGTACGACTGA
- the erm gene encoding 23S ribosomal RNA methyltransferase Erm, giving the protein MPSSSRRAVGGRHELGQNFLVDRRVVARIAALVPPGPVLELGAGDGALTRQLAVRTDAVTAVELDPARVAGLRRALGGRVRVVHGDMLRFRPAARNVVSNVPFGVTTPVLRHLLRQQAWTTAVLLLQWEVARKRAAVGGTTLLTASWWPWYEFDLAGRVPASAFRPRPSVDGGILLIRRREVPLVPLAERGAYQRLVREAFSGDRLFPAIRQRVPAAHRWLTAQGLTKWARPSELTAEMWASLHSCDRA; this is encoded by the coding sequence ATGCCCTCGTCCTCCCGCCGTGCCGTCGGCGGCCGGCACGAACTCGGCCAGAATTTCCTCGTCGACCGTCGCGTGGTCGCGCGCATCGCCGCGCTCGTGCCACCCGGCCCCGTACTGGAACTCGGCGCGGGCGACGGCGCGCTGACGCGGCAACTCGCCGTGCGCACGGACGCCGTCACCGCCGTCGAGCTCGACCCCGCCCGGGTCGCCGGGCTGCGCAGGGCCCTCGGCGGGCGCGTCCGGGTCGTGCACGGCGACATGCTGCGGTTCCGGCCGGCCGCCCGGAACGTCGTCTCCAACGTCCCGTTCGGGGTCACGACCCCGGTGCTGCGCCACCTGCTCCGGCAGCAGGCCTGGACCACCGCCGTGCTCCTGCTGCAGTGGGAGGTGGCGCGCAAGCGCGCCGCGGTCGGTGGCACCACGCTGCTCACGGCGAGCTGGTGGCCTTGGTACGAGTTCGACCTCGCGGGCCGCGTGCCCGCGTCGGCGTTCCGGCCGCGGCCGAGCGTCGACGGCGGGATCCTCCTGATCCGCAGGCGGGAGGTACCGCTGGTCCCGCTCGCCGAGCGCGGGGCCTACCAGCGGCTGGTGCGGGAGGCGTTCAGCGGGGACAGGCTGTTCCCCGCGATCCGGCAGCGGGTGCCCGCCGCCCACCGATGGCTGACGGCGCAAGGCCTGACCAAGTGGGCTCGTCCGAGCGAGCTGACCGCCGAGATGTGGGCGTCCCTCCACTCGTGTGATCGGGCTTGA
- the purH gene encoding bifunctional phosphoribosylaminoimidazolecarboxamide formyltransferase/IMP cyclohydrolase: MTERRPVRRALISVYDKTGLTELAAGLHALGVEIVSTGSTAQRIADSGVPVTPVEELTGFPECLDGRVKTLHPRVHAGLLADTRNPAHVAQLEELDIAPFDLLVSNLYPFTETVASGATPAECVEQIDIGGPAMVRASAKNHDSVAVVVEPGRYEWVLEHVKNGGFALEDRRLLAAAAFRHTATYDVAVASWMGSVLAPEADAGVFPSWVGATWDRAANLRYGENPHQQAALYVSGRPGLAAAEQLHGKEMSYNNYVDADAAWRAAHDHDGPCVAIIKHANPCGIAVGADVAEAHRRAHATDPVSAFGGVIATNTEVSVAMAEQVAEVFTEVVVAPGYADGALEVLTQKKNIRVLRLPDAVERRGAELRPISGGLLLQQRDAVDAAGDDPATWTLATGEPVPDDVLADLAFAWLACRSVKSNAILLASGRAAVGIGMGQVNRVDSCRLAVQRAGDRARGSVGASDAYFPFADGLEVLLEAGVRAVVQPGGSVRDQLSIDAAAAAGVSMYFTGTRHFAH; the protein is encoded by the coding sequence GTGACCGAGCGCCGCCCCGTACGCCGGGCCTTGATCAGCGTGTACGACAAGACCGGGCTCACGGAGCTCGCCGCGGGCCTGCACGCGCTCGGCGTCGAGATCGTCTCCACCGGCTCCACCGCGCAGCGGATCGCCGACTCCGGGGTTCCGGTCACGCCCGTCGAGGAGCTCACCGGGTTCCCCGAATGCCTGGACGGGCGCGTGAAGACGCTGCACCCGCGCGTGCACGCGGGCCTGCTCGCCGACACCCGCAACCCGGCGCACGTGGCCCAGCTCGAGGAGCTGGACATCGCGCCGTTCGACCTGCTCGTGTCGAACCTGTACCCGTTCACCGAGACGGTGGCATCGGGCGCGACGCCCGCGGAGTGCGTCGAGCAGATCGACATCGGTGGGCCCGCGATGGTCAGGGCGTCGGCGAAGAACCACGACAGCGTTGCCGTCGTCGTCGAGCCCGGGCGGTACGAGTGGGTGCTGGAGCACGTCAAGAACGGCGGCTTCGCGCTGGAGGACCGGCGGCTGCTGGCCGCGGCCGCATTCCGGCACACCGCGACGTACGACGTGGCCGTGGCGTCCTGGATGGGCAGCGTGTTGGCCCCAGAAGCGGACGCCGGGGTGTTCCCGTCGTGGGTGGGCGCCACGTGGGACCGCGCCGCCAACCTGCGCTACGGCGAGAACCCGCACCAGCAGGCTGCCCTGTACGTCTCGGGGCGGCCCGGCCTCGCGGCGGCCGAGCAGCTGCACGGCAAGGAGATGTCCTACAACAACTACGTCGACGCCGACGCGGCCTGGCGCGCGGCGCACGACCACGACGGCCCGTGCGTCGCGATCATCAAGCACGCCAACCCGTGCGGCATCGCGGTGGGCGCCGACGTCGCAGAGGCGCACCGGCGCGCGCACGCCACTGACCCCGTCAGCGCGTTCGGGGGCGTGATCGCGACGAACACCGAGGTGAGCGTCGCGATGGCCGAGCAGGTCGCGGAGGTGTTCACGGAGGTCGTGGTGGCGCCCGGCTACGCGGACGGCGCGCTCGAGGTGCTCACCCAGAAGAAGAACATCCGCGTGCTGAGGCTGCCGGACGCCGTCGAGCGGCGGGGTGCCGAGCTGCGGCCGATCTCGGGCGGGCTGCTGCTGCAGCAGCGCGACGCCGTGGATGCCGCGGGTGACGACCCGGCGACGTGGACCCTCGCCACCGGTGAGCCGGTGCCGGACGACGTGCTCGCCGATCTCGCGTTCGCCTGGCTGGCCTGCCGGTCGGTGAAGTCGAACGCGATCCTGCTGGCGTCAGGTCGCGCGGCGGTCGGGATCGGGATGGGGCAGGTCAACCGGGTCGACTCGTGCCGGCTCGCGGTGCAGCGCGCCGGTGACCGCGCTCGTGGTTCGGTCGGGGCCTCCGACGCGTACTTCCCGTTCGCAGACGGGCTGGAGGTGCTGCTCGAGGCGGGCGTGCGGGCCGTCGTGCAGCCGGGTGGCTCGGTTCGCGACCAGCTGTCGATCGACGCGGCGGCCGCGGCGGGCGTGTCCATGTACTTCACCGGCACCCGGCACTTCGCGCACTAG
- a CDS encoding DUF6350 family protein has protein sequence MTSTLAGTDHEPAPDPEPGLDPSGVEGLDRLRLLLAGAMGTVLLSYALLVPAAAVVIFTAGGAVSIDGAFAAAIPLWLAAHQIPLLLEGQPLSVLPLLPTAGIAAVIALGAGWTVRRLGCRPRHDAGAVLAAVAGAHAAVAVLGSALLPRAAEVAVAPWSAMVGGGLVSGLAAAAGVLRACGLPADAAARPPGWLRPAMRGTAVAVTGLAFVGSAVLLTGLVVQAGAVASAYSRLAPGFGAAVGVTFLAIAYLPNAVVGGLSWALGPGITVGAATASPFVTNSAAPSSFPLLAAMPSGVPPVWVLTVFLLPIGVGLLAGLTSRRAAPDGYQFSAAVATAVATAALTGLLAFLTGGRLATGPFDPVRLPVELLVPAVLLWVGVPIMLVAVLRSSQSGTGSSGAQASHADAGPERADDDPAEAGEIVVDAAGESDAEAADPPDADPPDADPPDAERAGDDIEAEAEADRAEDAGTGGGEEHAERDDEVDRDGAVEAETDPAEGERAPAEVDSARTGDSRPEAPSGTEADRTPAAGNDSRDPSQARGRGERAKSRPARRGAQRRHDDDAPDRATPRRVPAARRASELVERPSRRRWWRRTEPQVVETQAAAVPEQRGPKTVAELVAQRAEESAERDGREPRKGN, from the coding sequence GTGACGAGCACCCTCGCCGGCACCGACCACGAACCAGCGCCCGACCCGGAGCCCGGCCTCGACCCGAGCGGGGTCGAGGGCCTCGACCGCCTGCGGCTGCTGCTGGCCGGAGCGATGGGCACCGTGCTGCTCAGCTACGCCCTGCTCGTGCCCGCGGCCGCCGTGGTGATCTTCACGGCGGGTGGCGCCGTCTCGATCGACGGCGCGTTCGCCGCCGCGATCCCGCTCTGGCTCGCGGCGCACCAGATCCCCCTCTTGCTGGAGGGCCAGCCGCTCAGCGTGCTGCCCTTGCTCCCGACAGCGGGCATCGCGGCGGTGATCGCGCTGGGCGCCGGCTGGACGGTGCGCAGGCTCGGCTGCCGGCCCCGGCACGACGCCGGTGCCGTGCTCGCGGCGGTCGCGGGCGCCCACGCCGCCGTCGCGGTACTGGGCAGCGCGTTGCTGCCGCGGGCGGCCGAAGTGGCGGTGGCGCCGTGGTCGGCGATGGTCGGGGGCGGACTGGTGTCCGGGCTGGCGGCCGCAGCGGGCGTGCTGCGGGCGTGCGGGTTGCCCGCTGACGCGGCGGCTCGGCCGCCCGGGTGGCTGCGTCCTGCGATGCGTGGAACGGCGGTCGCGGTGACCGGGCTGGCGTTCGTCGGATCTGCCGTTCTGCTGACGGGCCTTGTGGTGCAGGCGGGTGCGGTGGCGTCGGCCTACTCGCGGCTGGCCCCCGGCTTCGGGGCGGCGGTCGGTGTCACCTTCCTCGCGATCGCCTACCTGCCCAACGCCGTCGTCGGCGGGCTCAGCTGGGCTCTCGGCCCGGGGATCACGGTCGGCGCCGCCACGGCGTCGCCGTTCGTCACGAACAGCGCGGCGCCGTCGAGTTTCCCGCTGCTCGCCGCGATGCCGAGCGGTGTGCCACCGGTGTGGGTGCTCACGGTGTTCCTGCTGCCGATCGGCGTCGGCCTGCTCGCAGGACTCACGTCCCGCCGCGCGGCGCCCGACGGGTACCAGTTCTCGGCGGCCGTCGCCACCGCCGTCGCCACGGCCGCGCTGACAGGGCTGCTCGCGTTCCTGACCGGCGGCCGGCTGGCCACCGGCCCGTTCGACCCGGTGCGGCTGCCCGTCGAGCTGCTCGTGCCCGCGGTGCTGTTGTGGGTCGGGGTGCCCATCATGCTGGTAGCGGTGCTCCGGTCGAGCCAGAGCGGCACTGGATCGAGCGGGGCTCAGGCGTCACACGCCGATGCCGGACCCGAGCGGGCTGATGATGACCCGGCAGAGGCCGGTGAGATCGTGGTCGACGCCGCCGGTGAATCCGATGCCGAGGCCGCCGATCCTCCTGACGCCGATCCCCCTGACGCCGATCCCCCTGACGCCGAGCGCGCGGGCGACGACATCGAAGCCGAAGCCGAAGCCGACCGGGCCGAGGATGCCGGGACCGGCGGTGGAGAGGAACACGCCGAACGCGACGATGAGGTCGACCGCGATGGAGCCGTCGAGGCCGAGACCGACCCGGCGGAGGGCGAGCGAGCCCCGGCCGAGGTCGACTCGGCCCGGACCGGCGACAGCAGGCCAGAGGCACCGTCCGGCACTGAGGCCGACCGGACACCTGCGGCAGGCAACGACTCGCGTGACCCGTCGCAGGCACGCGGAAGGGGCGAGCGGGCGAAGAGCCGCCCGGCCCGGCGCGGCGCGCAGCGCCGCCACGACGACGACGCTCCCGACCGGGCCACACCCCGCCGCGTCCCAGCCGCCCGTCGTGCTTCCGAGCTGGTCGAGCGCCCGTCGCGCCGTCGGTGGTGGCGGCGGACCGAGCCACAGGTGGTGGAGACGCAAGCGGCGGCCGTTCCGGAGCAGCGCGGTCCGAAGACCGTGGCCGAGCTCGTCGCCCAGCGCGCCGAGGAGTCCGCTGAGCGGGATGGGCGCGAGCCTCGGAAGGGCAACTGA
- a CDS encoding M28 family metallopeptidase, producing MRCVLVLVAVTAMACGAPAPAPPAQPAPPAPDPTLPSQLVEEVTGDGAFTHLTELQRIADANNGNRALGTPGYDASVDHVAGVLRGAGYDVQTPTFSARRFEVRQEQLVVDGEQVAVSALGFSPTTPEGGVTGTLTLMVGEGCNPTDAAAVTPGSVAIVRRGTCPFAQKAAHAATAGAAALIVINNEDRPLDDGTLGESATGVVPAGGVSRSAGDALAGRAGANVTLTLVTTIQETPSRNVLAQTRTGNPDEVVVAGAHLDSVPEGPGINDNGSGVATLLETAVRLGASPPVTNAVRFAFWGAEEVGLVGSTAYVQGLPDEERNRIALYLNLDMVGSPNAGYLVYDGDDSDHEGDGPGPRGSAAIERALVEGLAAAGVPAAGTDFSGRSDYGPFIERGIPSGGLFTGAEEIKSPEEAQRWGGTAGEAYDRCYHQACDRLDTIDRTALDRNTDALAATLARFALSTEELAAG from the coding sequence ATGCGGTGCGTTCTGGTGCTGGTTGCGGTCACGGCGATGGCGTGCGGGGCACCCGCCCCCGCGCCGCCCGCGCAACCGGCACCACCCGCGCCCGATCCGACGCTGCCGTCCCAGCTCGTCGAGGAAGTCACGGGGGACGGCGCGTTCACGCACCTCACCGAGCTGCAGCGCATCGCCGACGCCAACAACGGCAACCGGGCGCTCGGCACGCCGGGCTACGACGCGAGCGTCGACCACGTCGCGGGGGTGCTGCGCGGCGCCGGCTACGACGTGCAGACGCCCACCTTCAGCGCCCGGCGGTTCGAGGTGCGGCAGGAGCAGCTCGTGGTGGACGGCGAGCAGGTGGCGGTCTCGGCACTCGGGTTCTCGCCCACCACGCCGGAGGGCGGCGTCACCGGGACGCTCACCCTGATGGTGGGCGAAGGCTGCAACCCGACGGACGCGGCCGCCGTCACCCCCGGCTCGGTGGCCATCGTCCGGCGAGGCACCTGCCCGTTCGCACAGAAGGCCGCGCACGCCGCCACGGCCGGTGCCGCCGCCCTGATCGTGATCAACAACGAGGACCGGCCGCTGGACGACGGCACTCTCGGCGAGTCGGCGACCGGGGTGGTGCCCGCGGGCGGCGTGAGCCGGTCGGCGGGCGACGCGCTGGCCGGCCGGGCCGGAGCGAACGTGACGCTGACGCTGGTGACCACGATCCAGGAGACCCCGAGCCGCAACGTGCTCGCCCAGACCCGGACCGGGAACCCGGACGAGGTCGTCGTCGCGGGCGCGCACCTCGACTCCGTGCCCGAGGGACCCGGCATCAACGACAACGGCTCCGGCGTGGCCACCCTGCTGGAGACCGCGGTGCGACTCGGCGCGTCGCCACCGGTGACGAACGCCGTGCGGTTCGCCTTCTGGGGTGCGGAGGAGGTCGGGCTGGTGGGCTCCACCGCGTACGTGCAGGGGCTCCCCGACGAGGAACGCAACCGGATCGCGCTCTACCTCAACCTCGACATGGTCGGCTCGCCGAACGCCGGCTACCTCGTGTACGACGGTGACGACTCCGACCACGAGGGCGACGGCCCCGGCCCGCGCGGCTCGGCCGCGATCGAGCGCGCGCTCGTCGAAGGCCTTGCCGCCGCGGGTGTGCCGGCGGCAGGCACCGACTTCAGCGGCCGCTCCGACTACGGCCCCTTCATCGAGCGCGGAATCCCTTCGGGCGGGTTGTTCACCGGCGCCGAGGAGATCAAGTCGCCCGAGGAGGCGCAGCGATGGGGCGGCACCGCGGGCGAGGCGTACGACCGCTGCTACCACCAGGCCTGCGACCGCCTGGACACGATCGACCGCACCGCCCTCGACCGCAACACCGACGCCTTGGCCGCCACCCTGGCCCGCTTCGCGCTCTCCACGGAGGAGCTGGCGGCAGGCTGA
- a CDS encoding DNA polymerase beta superfamily protein, with translation MSTATHTEHGNGQVARAGEILRTVVGSGVHGIAIPGTDDHDEMGVFVEPAECVLGLAPPVPHYVWRTQPEGARSGPGDTDLVMYSLRKYLRLATKGNPTALLPFFAQADAVLVLTPLGEELRALAPAVLSQRAVRRFLGFMNSQRERLLGRGKAPNRPELVAKYGYDVKYASHALRLAFQGREVLRDGRLTLPMPAAEREEVLRVKSGGVPELADVLDRIAAVQAEIEERLDAGRTPLPADPDLDNVSTWATAAHRRHWGWA, from the coding sequence GTGAGCACCGCCACGCACACCGAGCACGGCAACGGGCAGGTCGCCCGGGCCGGTGAGATCCTGCGCACTGTCGTCGGGTCGGGCGTGCACGGCATCGCGATCCCCGGCACCGACGACCACGACGAGATGGGCGTGTTCGTCGAGCCCGCCGAGTGCGTCCTGGGTCTCGCGCCGCCGGTGCCCCACTACGTGTGGCGCACGCAGCCGGAGGGCGCGCGCTCGGGCCCGGGCGACACGGACCTTGTCATGTACTCGCTGCGGAAGTACCTGCGGCTGGCCACCAAGGGCAATCCGACGGCGCTGCTGCCGTTCTTCGCGCAGGCCGACGCCGTGCTGGTGCTCACCCCGCTCGGCGAGGAGCTGCGCGCGCTGGCGCCCGCCGTGCTCTCGCAGCGCGCGGTGCGGCGGTTCCTCGGCTTCATGAACTCGCAGCGGGAGAGGCTCCTCGGCAGGGGGAAGGCGCCGAACCGCCCCGAGCTGGTGGCGAAGTACGGCTACGACGTCAAGTACGCCTCGCACGCGCTGCGGCTCGCGTTCCAGGGGCGGGAGGTCCTGCGCGACGGCCGCCTCACGCTGCCGATGCCCGCCGCGGAGCGCGAGGAGGTGCTGCGCGTCAAGTCCGGTGGCGTCCCCGAACTGGCCGACGTGCTCGATCGCATCGCGGCCGTGCAGGCCGAGATCGAGGAGCGGCTCGATGCGGGTCGTACGCCCCTGCCTGCCGATCCCGATCTCGACAACGTCTCGACGTGGGCCACCGCCGCGCACCGTCGGCACTGGGGCTGGGCCTGA